One Herbaspirillum rubrisubalbicans genomic window carries:
- a CDS encoding methyl-accepting chemotaxis protein, which produces MFTHLKIAKRLGLGLGLVLVLSCMTTGVALWNLQTLSDASSAMMKKPLMKERLSSDWYRAIDSGIMRTTAIAKSSDPSLTAFLATEGPKKSGDLQEHIGSLLDSDEERALFDKIGVQRKRYLAARDQVNQLKAAGETAQALKLLEEQYVPVAKGFQQLMQEFLNVQRHQIDSINLQIERTAGQSRRLLLILEGLSVLLAAIVVHLLARSIIRPLTEAVSVAQRVARGDLTAELQVGARDEVGQLMQSLRSMTLNLRELIGKLRRSIHGIAIASAEIATGNQDLSVRTEQQASSVEETAAAMEQIATTVKRNAEHARRADETTAVASSAASAGGDAVARMIQTMETINRSSQKISSIIGVIDGIAFQTNILALNAAVEAARAGEQGRGFAVVASEVRSLAQRSAAAAKEIKELITDSVDKVNAGTALVQEAGKTIHGIVESVESVAAIIGDISSSGQDQANGISEVSHAINLIDDVTQKNAALVEQAMAAACAMKDEARNLADLISIFKLEGAPETPALTAAGSHPTTHALALPLQY; this is translated from the coding sequence ATGTTCACTCATCTAAAGATAGCCAAGCGGCTTGGATTGGGTCTTGGACTGGTTCTGGTTTTGTCGTGCATGACCACCGGCGTCGCATTGTGGAATCTGCAGACGCTCAGCGATGCTTCCTCGGCCATGATGAAGAAGCCATTGATGAAAGAACGACTGAGCAGCGACTGGTACCGTGCCATCGATTCGGGTATTATGCGCACCACGGCCATTGCCAAAAGCAGCGATCCATCTCTGACGGCTTTTCTTGCCACAGAGGGTCCCAAGAAATCGGGGGACCTTCAAGAACATATCGGCAGCCTGCTCGACAGCGATGAAGAACGCGCCCTGTTCGACAAGATCGGTGTGCAGCGCAAGCGCTATCTGGCCGCTCGTGATCAGGTGAACCAGCTCAAGGCCGCTGGCGAGACCGCACAGGCACTCAAACTTCTGGAAGAACAATACGTTCCGGTGGCCAAAGGTTTCCAGCAGCTCATGCAAGAATTTCTCAACGTCCAGCGTCATCAGATCGACAGCATCAATCTCCAGATCGAACGAACTGCAGGGCAGAGTCGTCGCTTGCTGTTGATCCTCGAGGGGCTCTCCGTGCTGCTGGCGGCCATTGTGGTGCACCTGCTGGCGCGATCCATCATCAGGCCACTGACCGAAGCGGTCAGTGTCGCGCAACGGGTCGCCAGGGGTGATCTGACGGCAGAACTTCAGGTGGGCGCACGGGACGAGGTCGGCCAACTGATGCAGTCGCTGCGTTCGATGACGCTCAATCTGCGCGAACTCATCGGCAAGCTGCGCAGAAGTATTCATGGCATCGCGATCGCCTCGGCCGAAATTGCTACCGGCAACCAGGATCTATCGGTGCGGACCGAGCAACAGGCGTCCTCGGTAGAAGAAACCGCCGCTGCCATGGAACAGATCGCCACCACCGTCAAGCGCAATGCCGAGCACGCCCGGCGCGCCGATGAGACCACGGCCGTCGCCTCCAGTGCGGCCTCTGCCGGCGGTGATGCGGTGGCGCGCATGATCCAGACGATGGAGACCATCAACCGTTCGTCACAGAAGATTTCCAGCATCATCGGCGTCATTGACGGCATCGCCTTCCAGACCAATATCCTGGCACTCAATGCTGCAGTGGAGGCCGCGCGGGCCGGTGAACAAGGGCGCGGCTTCGCAGTCGTGGCTTCGGAAGTGCGCAGTCTGGCCCAGCGCTCTGCTGCGGCAGCCAAGGAGATCAAGGAATTGATCACCGATTCAGTAGACAAGGTCAATGCCGGTACCGCTCTGGTGCAGGAGGCCGGCAAGACCATCCATGGCATTGTCGAAAGCGTGGAAAGCGTTGCCGCCATCATCGGCGATATCAGCTCCTCGGGGCAGGATCAGGCAAACGGCATTTCCGAAGTCAGTCACGCCATCAACCTGATCGACGACGTCACGCAGAAGAATGCCGCTCTGGTGGAACAAGCCATGGCGGCGGCTTGCGCCATGAAGGATGAGGCCCGCAACCTGGCCGATCTGATCAGCATCTTCAAGCTTGAGGGTGCACCCGAAACTCCTGCGCTGACAGCTGCTGGCAGCCATCCGACCACCCACGCCTTGGCGCTGCCGTTGCAGTATTGA